In Ectothiorhodosinus mongolicus, one DNA window encodes the following:
- a CDS encoding response regulator transcription factor, which yields MSLSVLVVEDEDELREEMVGYLGLQGYEVTGARNAAGFRSFMADHGCDLVVLDIGLPDADGLGLISEIPSECGVVLATGFGDSKSRLAGREAGADDYVVKPFTLPELAATVRNLLSRLNKLELPPWQYDALQWILTHPRGEKVKLTHLEAVIFVTLTDQSGAPVPREALCLAIGENPEIYDYRRLETLIRRLRAKAESAFNEKLPLTTVHGVGYAFTAPCKIAGASVGKP from the coding sequence ATGTCATTGAGCGTTTTGGTAGTTGAGGATGAGGATGAGCTGCGAGAGGAAATGGTGGGCTATTTGGGGCTTCAGGGTTATGAAGTGACCGGTGCTCGTAATGCCGCGGGTTTTCGGTCTTTCATGGCGGATCATGGTTGCGATTTGGTGGTGCTGGATATTGGCCTGCCAGATGCCGATGGCCTAGGACTGATTTCAGAGATCCCTTCCGAGTGCGGAGTGGTCCTAGCAACGGGATTTGGCGACTCGAAAAGTCGCTTGGCCGGGCGAGAAGCCGGTGCTGATGATTATGTGGTCAAGCCGTTCACCCTTCCGGAGTTGGCGGCGACGGTGCGTAACCTCTTATCGCGTTTAAATAAACTGGAGTTACCGCCATGGCAGTACGATGCCTTGCAGTGGATACTCACTCATCCGCGGGGCGAGAAGGTGAAGTTAACGCATCTTGAGGCGGTGATTTTTGTGACGCTGACAGATCAATCGGGGGCGCCTGTGCCTCGCGAGGCCCTGTGTCTCGCGATCGGAGAAAACCCAGAGATCTACGATTATCGACGGTTAGAGACTTTGATACGGCGTCTGCGCGCCAAGGCCGAGTCGGCTTTTAACGAGAAGTTGCCGCTGACGACGGTTCATGGCGTGGGGTATGCGTTTACCGCGCCTTGTAAGATAGCAGGCGCTTCTGTGGGGAAGCCCTAG
- a CDS encoding filamentous hemagglutinin N-terminal domain-containing protein, with protein MNKTFRLIWNAAAGCWNVASELVRSKGKTKARTIGTIAAGLLTSGAALAELPTGGQIIAGSGSINQNGNTLTVTQDTQRMAANWNSFSIGQNNTVEFIQPSSSSVALNRVTGIEASILQGNMNANGHVILVNPNGIHITNTAQINVGGIIASTLDITTEDFMAGNYSFSGMSPGQIINQGNIQTPDGGTVAFIAAKITNTGTIHTPRGNTLMGAGSQV; from the coding sequence ATGAACAAGACCTTCCGCTTAATCTGGAACGCCGCCGCGGGCTGCTGGAACGTAGCCTCAGAGCTCGTTCGCTCCAAAGGCAAGACCAAGGCCCGCACCATTGGCACCATCGCTGCGGGTCTACTCACTTCTGGCGCAGCCCTAGCCGAACTGCCCACAGGCGGTCAGATCATCGCCGGCTCCGGCAGCATCAACCAAAACGGCAACACCCTAACGGTTACCCAAGACACCCAGCGCATGGCCGCTAATTGGAATAGCTTTTCCATCGGCCAAAACAACACCGTTGAATTCATCCAACCCAGCTCAAGCTCAGTTGCATTAAACCGCGTTACGGGTATTGAAGCCTCGATCCTTCAAGGCAACATGAATGCCAATGGTCATGTCATCTTGGTCAACCCCAATGGCATCCACATCACCAATACCGCCCAAATCAACGTGGGCGGCATCATTGCTTCTACTTTAGACATCACCACTGAAGATTTCATGGCCGGGAACTACAGCTTCTCGGGCATGAGTCCCGGCCAGATCATTAACCAAGGCAATATCCAAACCCCCGACGGTGGCACCGTTGCCTTTATTGCCGCCAAAATCACCAACACCGGCACCATTCATACCCCAAGAGGCAACACGCTCATGGGCGCCGGTAGCCAGGT